The Sorangiineae bacterium MSr11367 genome window below encodes:
- a CDS encoding DNA-binding domain-containing protein produces MTSLAELQAFLARAATCPRPIPEDAPLAAEAELVATGSARLSPAEQVDIYREQFWLRHRGSLLEDYQTLQHLLGDEGFDALCRRYLEVHPPDCPSLRDLAAKMPSFLAHTDPYRDDGLLADCAQVEWAFIEAFDAADAPPFDASVLATTEEDAWERAVILFHPSLQVLSLAHPAQTFREAIRRGETPERPAPQRTHLVVYRANDVLRVEVVEPMAFALLERLARGMPLGPAGEEIAAMDDSVESSIGAWFQNWVALGWLADVRV; encoded by the coding sequence GTGACGAGCCTGGCCGAGTTGCAAGCGTTCCTCGCGCGGGCGGCCACGTGCCCACGGCCCATCCCGGAGGATGCGCCGCTGGCCGCCGAGGCGGAGCTCGTGGCCACCGGCAGCGCGCGCCTTTCGCCCGCCGAGCAGGTGGACATCTACCGCGAGCAGTTCTGGCTGCGCCACCGGGGCTCGCTTCTGGAGGACTACCAGACGTTGCAGCATTTGCTGGGCGACGAGGGGTTCGATGCCCTCTGCCGCCGTTACCTGGAGGTGCACCCGCCGGACTGCCCTTCCTTGCGCGATCTCGCCGCCAAGATGCCGAGCTTTCTCGCGCACACGGACCCCTACCGCGACGATGGGCTGCTGGCCGACTGTGCGCAGGTCGAGTGGGCCTTCATCGAAGCGTTCGACGCAGCCGATGCGCCGCCGTTCGATGCCTCGGTGCTGGCCACCACCGAGGAGGACGCGTGGGAGCGAGCGGTCATCCTCTTTCACCCGTCCTTGCAGGTTCTTTCGCTCGCCCACCCCGCGCAAACCTTCCGCGAAGCCATTCGCCGCGGCGAAACGCCGGAGCGTCCCGCCCCGCAGCGAACGCACCTCGTCGTGTACCGCGCCAACGACGTCCTCCGCGTCGAGGTCGTCGAGCCGATGGCGTTCGCCCTGCTCGAACGCCTCGCGCGCGGGATGCCACTTGGCCCCGCGGGCGAGGAGATCGCGGCGATGGACGACTCCGTGGAGTCGAGCATCGGGGCATGGTTCCAGAACTGGGTGGCCTTGGGCTGGCTCGCCGACGTGCGCGTATAG
- a CDS encoding AgmX/PglI C-terminal domain-containing protein — MRAPLFATVAVVTSLLGVAACGGSGGSSEPPKTPEPASAETTSPPPAQAVDAGPPTTTTSTLSGNGDLQGAKLTTSSTTTVETKGQGGPRPSGDGEIGRRREDVQTIVGSRRDEARKCYDDAVKRNPSLEGDIDIKWTIDPKGIVTDIAVDDSKSQIHDEGLGKCIIAIIKNVKFAESPKGFESRMHYPFNFHPRGNQRGK; from the coding sequence ATGCGCGCTCCGCTTTTTGCCACCGTGGCAGTGGTCACTTCCCTTCTTGGCGTTGCCGCATGCGGCGGATCCGGAGGCTCGTCCGAGCCGCCGAAGACGCCCGAGCCTGCGTCGGCGGAAACGACGAGCCCTCCGCCCGCACAGGCGGTCGATGCCGGCCCGCCCACCACGACGACCTCCACCCTGAGCGGCAACGGCGATCTGCAAGGCGCCAAGCTCACGACGTCGTCGACGACCACCGTGGAGACGAAGGGCCAAGGCGGTCCGCGCCCGAGCGGAGATGGGGAAATCGGGCGCCGACGCGAGGACGTGCAGACCATCGTCGGCTCGCGCCGCGACGAAGCGCGCAAGTGCTACGACGACGCGGTGAAGCGCAATCCAAGCCTCGAAGGCGACATCGACATCAAGTGGACGATCGACCCCAAGGGCATCGTGACCGACATCGCCGTGGACGACTCGAAGAGCCAGATCCACGACGAGGGCCTGGGCAAGTGCATCATCGCGATCATCAAGAACGTCAAGTTCGCCGAGAGCCCCAAGGGCTTCGAGTCGCGCATGCACTACCCGTTCAACTTCCACCCGCGCGGCAACCAGCGGGGCAAGTAG
- a CDS encoding serine/threonine protein kinase, whose product MVRPTEVARAGTYDLLLELASGGMATVYLARSHDDDEGDAPLVAIKRPHRHLAKDKAFLSMLLDEARLASAIDHPNVVKVRELGFEQAEPFIVLDYVEGASLSELRKELAAAERAVDTRVAVRVVLDALAGLHAAHDLTDDKGRSLGIIHRDVSPHNVLIGSDGRVRLTDFGIAKAEDRMQETRTHEVKGKLAYLAPERIDKRRICTKQSDIFSMAVVLWECLAGRRLFRGDEALDTLHEVMEAPIPRLRQLGADIPAALDEAVARGLSRDLSVRYASAAEFGQAIERGAGPANVGTAADVARVIAAVFGASLRHRHQEVRSAVGEEAAEHLLKATGITPRPPPTPNMPLSTPALYAAVAPPAPSERYAYGNVRDLIPSRGLSGRWRTVAAIAAGGLLGGTAALMLFSAVYGAAPAHPAAPLEPARPATSSESAESPPSVDPRKTMGAAWYGTPSAEEPSHAELVPQASPPPTEAKPSMRDAGKSRAPHESDVGTTRNGFTKLK is encoded by the coding sequence GTGGTACGTCCAACGGAGGTGGCGCGCGCGGGCACCTACGACCTTTTGCTCGAGCTGGCGAGTGGCGGCATGGCCACCGTTTACCTGGCGCGCTCGCACGATGACGATGAGGGCGATGCGCCGCTCGTGGCCATCAAGAGGCCGCACCGCCACCTGGCGAAAGATAAAGCGTTCCTCTCGATGCTGCTCGATGAGGCGCGCCTCGCTTCGGCCATCGACCACCCCAACGTGGTCAAGGTGCGTGAGCTGGGCTTCGAGCAAGCGGAGCCCTTCATCGTGCTCGACTACGTCGAGGGCGCATCGCTCTCCGAGCTTCGCAAGGAGCTGGCGGCGGCCGAGAGGGCCGTCGATACCCGCGTGGCCGTGCGCGTGGTGCTCGATGCGCTGGCCGGCTTGCACGCCGCGCACGATCTCACCGACGACAAGGGCCGCTCGCTCGGGATCATTCACCGCGATGTGTCGCCGCACAACGTTCTCATCGGCTCCGACGGGCGGGTGCGCCTCACGGACTTCGGCATCGCCAAGGCCGAGGATCGCATGCAGGAGACGCGCACCCACGAGGTGAAAGGCAAGCTCGCCTACCTCGCGCCCGAGCGCATCGACAAGCGGCGCATCTGCACCAAGCAGAGCGACATTTTCTCCATGGCCGTCGTGCTCTGGGAGTGCCTCGCCGGCCGGCGCCTCTTTCGCGGGGACGAGGCCCTCGACACGTTGCACGAGGTGATGGAGGCCCCCATCCCGCGCCTTCGCCAGCTCGGCGCGGACATTCCGGCGGCGCTCGACGAGGCGGTGGCGCGCGGCCTCTCGCGCGATTTGTCCGTGCGCTATGCGAGCGCGGCCGAGTTCGGGCAAGCCATCGAGCGGGGGGCAGGCCCAGCCAACGTCGGCACCGCCGCCGATGTGGCGCGGGTCATTGCCGCCGTGTTCGGGGCGAGCCTTCGCCATCGGCATCAAGAGGTCCGCAGCGCGGTGGGCGAAGAGGCCGCGGAGCACCTGCTCAAGGCGACGGGCATCACGCCGCGTCCACCGCCCACGCCGAACATGCCGCTGTCGACGCCCGCGCTCTACGCGGCGGTGGCGCCTCCCGCCCCGAGCGAGCGTTACGCCTACGGCAACGTGCGCGATCTCATCCCGTCGCGCGGGCTCTCGGGCCGGTGGAGGACGGTCGCGGCCATCGCGGCGGGCGGCCTTCTGGGCGGCACGGCGGCCCTCATGCTCTTCTCCGCGGTGTACGGTGCCGCACCCGCGCATCCTGCGGCGCCTCTCGAGCCGGCGCGCCCGGCCACGTCCAGCGAATCCGCGGAGAGCCCACCGTCGGTCGATCCGCGCAAAACCATGGGTGCGGCTTGGTATGGGACGCCGAGCGCCGAGGAGCCCTCGCACGCGGAGCTCGTCCCGCAAGCCTCGCCCCCGCCGACGGAGGCGAAACCCTCCATGCGCGACGCCGGAAAATCGCGGGCGCCGCACGAATCGGATGTGGGCACGACCCGAAATGGGTTTACCAAGCTGAAATGA
- a CDS encoding HNH endonuclease has translation MGDVLTIPVLVLNRHFEAVQLTTARRAFVLLYGGAAQALDDDGEPHAFETWRYLPVRDQDDAVAIVGGHLRVPRILHLHRYDRTPRLTVRLTRRNLMFRDAHQCQYCGKRPPLRELNIDHVLPRSRGGVDSWENLVTACRVCNLRKGWKTPDEANMRLARRPFRPKWSTCAQLLLGASSRYKEWDPFLKAS, from the coding sequence ATGGGCGACGTGCTCACGATTCCGGTACTGGTGTTAAACCGACATTTCGAGGCTGTTCAGCTCACCACGGCACGCCGCGCGTTCGTTCTCCTTTACGGGGGTGCGGCGCAGGCCCTGGACGATGACGGTGAGCCCCATGCCTTCGAAACGTGGCGTTATCTGCCCGTGCGCGACCAGGACGATGCGGTGGCCATCGTGGGCGGGCATTTGCGTGTCCCGCGAATCTTGCACCTACATCGGTACGATCGGACACCCCGCCTCACGGTGCGATTGACCCGTCGCAACCTGATGTTTCGCGATGCGCACCAATGCCAATACTGCGGCAAGCGCCCGCCCCTTCGGGAGCTGAACATCGATCACGTGCTTCCGCGTTCGCGCGGCGGGGTCGATTCTTGGGAAAATCTGGTGACCGCCTGCCGGGTGTGCAATCTGCGCAAGGGCTGGAAGACGCCGGACGAAGCGAACATGCGGCTGGCCCGACGCCCCTTCCGGCCCAAGTGGTCCACCTGCGCGCAGCTGCTGCTCGGTGCCAGCTCGCGTTACAAAGAGTGGGACCCGTTCCTCAAGGCGAGCTGA
- a CDS encoding cytochrome c maturation protein CcmE, with translation MAQDEVVEGEKDDGIAVPIRRRGPAKQDEQARKRGVLIVVGMVGLGGLLAGVFLTQMKDSAVYSKPVDELVAQKTKFAGRPVRAEGNLVHGTLVKRDQPCEYRFTITKNGVDVPVRFAQCVVPDTFRDVAGMDVGVTVEGELRADNSFEATNVLAKCPSKYEMKERATKGEQMPHAQVDGT, from the coding sequence ATGGCACAAGACGAAGTGGTCGAAGGGGAGAAGGACGACGGCATCGCGGTGCCCATCCGGCGGCGCGGCCCCGCAAAACAGGACGAACAGGCCCGCAAACGCGGTGTTTTGATCGTCGTGGGCATGGTCGGGCTCGGCGGGCTTTTGGCGGGTGTCTTCCTCACGCAGATGAAGGACAGCGCCGTCTATTCGAAGCCCGTGGATGAGCTTGTCGCCCAAAAGACCAAATTTGCAGGGCGGCCGGTGCGCGCCGAGGGAAACCTGGTCCACGGCACCTTGGTGAAGCGCGACCAGCCCTGCGAATACCGCTTCACCATCACCAAGAACGGTGTCGACGTGCCCGTGCGCTTCGCACAATGTGTGGTGCCCGACACGTTCCGCGACGTCGCGGGGATGGACGTCGGCGTCACCGTCGAGGGCGAGCTTCGCGCCGACAACAGCTTCGAGGCCACCAACGTGCTGGCCAAGTGCCCGAGCAAATACGAGATGAAGGAGCGCGCCACGAAGGGCGAGCAAATGCCGCACGCGCAGGTCGACGGGACCTAA
- a CDS encoding tetratricopeptide repeat protein, with translation MSVLRHPMALTIFLTSLVAAPAFAQSPSAPASKPAEAPSSGLTVYPECKTMPTEAESEAAHGAYLAGKGSFDEADYTTAITYFKDAYRRDCTKYELLNALARAFEAKGEPPEAIHALETYLRRAPATNPGNADVQRRIAALKAQMAPPPAGGSGSAPSQVTPSTTSSTTTTTAPAPHEGDRPAPVHTIYPWIVAGGGAVVAIVGVSLWAIGNGQVSQSKDDASAAGCSGTSCPDGVNVKPFQDKNDSGTTKKTLGVVLVGVGAAAIAGGLVWHFVEPSLARSRKVHARPDVGPGYAGLSLGGAF, from the coding sequence ATGTCCGTCTTGCGTCACCCGATGGCGTTGACGATCTTCCTTACGAGTCTCGTCGCGGCGCCGGCCTTTGCTCAATCACCGTCGGCACCGGCTTCCAAGCCTGCCGAGGCGCCATCGTCCGGGTTGACCGTCTATCCTGAATGCAAAACGATGCCGACGGAGGCCGAGAGCGAAGCGGCCCACGGCGCCTACCTCGCCGGCAAAGGTTCGTTCGACGAGGCCGACTACACGACGGCCATCACGTATTTCAAAGACGCCTACCGGCGCGATTGCACGAAGTACGAATTGCTCAATGCCCTCGCCCGCGCCTTCGAGGCCAAAGGCGAGCCGCCCGAGGCGATCCACGCGCTCGAGACCTACTTGCGCCGCGCACCCGCCACCAACCCGGGAAATGCCGATGTGCAGCGCCGCATCGCCGCGCTGAAAGCCCAAATGGCGCCGCCGCCGGCGGGTGGTTCCGGGTCCGCACCTTCGCAGGTGACGCCGTCCACCACCTCGTCGACCACCACCACGACGGCGCCCGCGCCGCACGAAGGTGACCGGCCCGCGCCGGTGCACACGATCTATCCGTGGATCGTCGCGGGTGGCGGTGCCGTGGTCGCCATCGTGGGCGTCTCGCTTTGGGCCATTGGCAATGGCCAAGTGAGTCAATCGAAGGACGACGCGTCCGCCGCCGGATGCAGCGGGACGAGCTGCCCGGATGGGGTCAACGTGAAGCCGTTCCAGGACAAGAACGACAGCGGCACCACGAAGAAGACCCTGGGCGTGGTTCTCGTGGGCGTGGGCGCGGCCGCGATTGCGGGCGGGCTCGTCTGGCACTTCGTCGAGCCATCGCTGGCGCGGTCGCGCAAGGTGCACGCGCGCCCGGACGTCGGCCCGGGCTATGCGGGGTTGTCGCTGGGTGGCGCGTTCTAG
- a CDS encoding DUF4920 domain-containing protein, which translates to MRFHSWLVIFLTLAAGCKMSDPAAEDPSKATAAPASQPAQQAKADPIKLGEPVTADRVALADVAKNPSAFKGKTIATTGTVRAVCQERGCWMEIVDTESHANVRMHGHAFFVPKSSSGKQAKVQGTVVLVKDGKECDEMSATGAQLEFDATGVELL; encoded by the coding sequence ATGCGATTCCACTCGTGGCTCGTGATTTTTCTGACCCTCGCCGCCGGCTGCAAGATGAGCGATCCCGCCGCGGAAGATCCCTCAAAGGCAACCGCGGCTCCGGCATCGCAGCCCGCGCAGCAGGCCAAGGCCGACCCCATCAAGCTGGGCGAGCCCGTCACCGCGGACCGCGTGGCCCTGGCCGATGTGGCGAAGAATCCGTCGGCCTTCAAGGGCAAGACCATCGCCACGACGGGCACCGTGCGCGCCGTCTGCCAAGAGCGCGGCTGTTGGATGGAAATCGTGGACACCGAGAGCCACGCCAACGTGCGCATGCACGGCCACGCCTTTTTCGTTCCCAAGTCGTCGAGCGGCAAGCAGGCAAAGGTTCAGGGCACCGTCGTCCTCGTGAAGGACGGCAAGGAGTGCGACGAGATGTCCGCCACCGGCGCTCAGCTCGAGTTCGACGCCACCGGCGTCGAGCTGCTCTAG
- the sppA gene encoding signal peptide peptidase SppA, whose product MLVLRLVLQFFRLLLWPLSRLRRAKAAPDGAYVHLEIDGAVTDVAAPARPWDAWVRKRAVTVHGIAELVDAILDDPKPRGLLVTLKSLHAGMATATSLRAQLSRLRDAGRDVVVFLPLGGDTREYYVATAAARIFVGPQTTVAPLGFAVNARYLRGALEKAGLTPEVFARGTYKSAGETLVRDSMSDAQREQMEALLATFYDELVDAVAEGRHLDVETARARIDAAPYRAADAVTAGMADGEAYDDEVAHKLEDAKLVPAAAYLAARAGGRIGPLRPEPFIGVVRVHGPIATDNAMHLPFATDEPLIQVVRRARRDPKVRAVILHIDSPGGSALASDRIHHELVRLAAEKPLIACMANVAASGGYYVAAPAHVIVAEPTTVTGSIGVVAARFTPEPLLSRLGITTSSLRRGEHAGLLNPAGPLSDGERGAIEKELDGVYRGFVQVVSDGRKKSYDEVHAVAQGRVWVGRDARARGLVDELGGFATALRLARERGGARDESQGRKLAPKVLRPPRSPLPPLSPEHREKRVARVAALRLLALLGLGPSALLFGSARKERLFLWSELGERFSQIE is encoded by the coding sequence ATGCTCGTCCTTCGATTGGTGCTGCAATTTTTCCGTTTGCTCCTCTGGCCTTTGTCCCGGTTGCGGCGGGCCAAGGCGGCGCCGGATGGGGCGTACGTGCACCTCGAAATCGACGGAGCCGTGACCGACGTCGCGGCGCCGGCGCGGCCGTGGGATGCGTGGGTGCGCAAGCGCGCGGTCACCGTGCACGGCATCGCGGAGCTCGTGGATGCGATCCTCGACGACCCCAAGCCCCGCGGCCTGTTGGTCACGCTCAAGTCGCTCCACGCCGGCATGGCCACCGCCACGTCGCTGCGCGCGCAGCTTTCGCGGCTTCGGGATGCGGGGCGGGACGTGGTGGTCTTTCTCCCGCTGGGCGGCGACACGCGCGAGTACTACGTGGCCACGGCCGCGGCGCGCATCTTCGTGGGGCCGCAGACGACGGTGGCGCCGCTCGGGTTCGCCGTGAATGCGCGCTACCTGCGCGGGGCGTTGGAAAAGGCGGGGCTCACCCCCGAGGTGTTCGCGCGCGGTACGTACAAGAGCGCCGGGGAGACCCTGGTGCGCGATTCGATGAGCGACGCCCAGCGCGAACAGATGGAAGCGCTGCTCGCGACCTTTTACGACGAGCTGGTCGACGCCGTGGCCGAGGGCCGGCACCTCGACGTGGAAACGGCACGGGCGCGCATCGATGCGGCGCCGTACCGCGCGGCCGATGCGGTGACCGCCGGCATGGCCGACGGCGAAGCCTACGACGACGAGGTCGCGCACAAGCTGGAGGACGCGAAGCTCGTTCCCGCGGCGGCGTACCTGGCCGCGCGTGCCGGCGGACGCATCGGGCCGCTGCGGCCGGAGCCCTTCATCGGCGTGGTGCGCGTCCACGGTCCGATTGCGACGGACAACGCGATGCACCTTCCCTTTGCGACGGACGAGCCGCTCATCCAGGTCGTGCGCCGCGCCCGGCGGGATCCGAAGGTGCGCGCGGTGATCCTCCACATCGACTCACCCGGCGGCAGTGCGCTCGCGTCGGACCGCATCCACCACGAGCTGGTTCGCCTTGCCGCCGAGAAGCCGCTCATCGCGTGCATGGCCAACGTGGCGGCAAGCGGTGGCTATTACGTCGCGGCGCCGGCGCACGTCATCGTGGCCGAGCCCACCACGGTGACCGGCTCCATCGGCGTGGTCGCGGCGCGTTTCACGCCGGAGCCGCTGCTTTCGCGGCTCGGCATCACCACGAGCAGCCTGCGCCGTGGGGAACACGCGGGGTTGCTCAATCCCGCCGGCCCCCTCAGCGACGGCGAGCGAGGTGCGATCGAGAAAGAGCTCGACGGCGTCTACCGCGGCTTCGTCCAGGTCGTCTCCGATGGCCGAAAAAAGAGCTACGACGAGGTGCACGCCGTGGCGCAGGGGCGCGTGTGGGTCGGGCGCGATGCCCGTGCGCGGGGGTTGGTGGACGAACTCGGTGGCTTCGCGACGGCGCTTCGGCTGGCGCGTGAGCGGGGCGGAGCACGAGACGAGAGCCAGGGGAGGAAGCTCGCACCCAAGGTTTTGCGTCCGCCGCGCTCTCCGCTGCCGCCGCTCTCGCCCGAGCACCGCGAAAAGCGCGTGGCCCGCGTGGCCGCGCTGCGCTTGCTCGCGCTGCTGGGGCTCGGGCCCAGTGCGTTGCTCTTCGGGTCGGCGCGCAAGGAGCGCCTGTTTCTCTGGTCCGAACTGGGCGAGCGCTTCTCCCAAATCGAGTAA
- a CDS encoding (deoxy)nucleoside triphosphate pyrophosphohydrolase: MTVQRTIRVVAAVLEQDGRYLITQRRATAVLPLMWEFPGGRVEPGETDAQALRREVMHRLGAEIECGKLISFVSHPYEHYVVDLFLYECALLSNSLEARAVNGFKWVLSAEFDQYPFTPADEASMDALLGVTP, encoded by the coding sequence ATGACCGTGCAGCGCACCATTCGGGTCGTGGCCGCCGTGCTCGAGCAAGATGGCCGATACCTCATCACGCAACGGCGCGCGACGGCAGTTCTTCCCCTGATGTGGGAGTTTCCCGGCGGCCGTGTCGAACCCGGCGAGACCGACGCGCAAGCTCTCCGCCGCGAGGTGATGCACCGCCTCGGGGCCGAGATCGAATGTGGCAAGCTCATCTCCTTCGTGAGCCACCCGTACGAGCACTACGTGGTGGATCTTTTTCTCTACGAGTGTGCACTGCTGTCGAACTCGCTCGAGGCACGCGCGGTGAACGGCTTCAAATGGGTGCTGAGCGCCGAGTTCGATCAGTACCCGTTCACGCCCGCCGACGAAGCCTCGATGGATGCGCTGCTCGGCGTCACGCCGTAA
- a CDS encoding FHA domain-containing protein, whose product MIVCPKCSKENQDHYKFCLGCGAELPREAAPRAFSASTPPHGVKAASAARVPAASEAPPPGYTPGDLAAVAPSMPSHQPTQAPPQVVPSVPQVPAASPVPSGATPSAAPVTAAPPPGGMNCPQCGHMNAANNVFCGSCGFRLGAAPAARSVAPPAAAASGTIVLTALRADGSEAGNYTLPSTTMTVGRDTGGIFAGDSYLSPRHATFRQANARLHVKDEGSLNGVYRKLFRDSPVELQANDIFRIGQEIIRFEPLAPLPASPDGVERLGAPSKGYVGRIALIIGRDTTGNAFPVPEAGVHLGRERGDILFPEDGYVSGLHCHLAYAGGKLTLTDLGSSNGTFLRLREEVEVQNGDVLLMGQQLFRITM is encoded by the coding sequence GTGATCGTTTGCCCGAAATGCAGCAAGGAGAATCAGGACCACTACAAGTTCTGTCTCGGCTGCGGCGCGGAACTTCCCCGCGAAGCGGCACCCCGCGCGTTCTCGGCGTCGACGCCTCCGCACGGCGTGAAGGCCGCTTCGGCCGCGCGCGTGCCCGCCGCAAGCGAGGCCCCGCCTCCCGGGTACACGCCCGGCGATCTGGCCGCGGTGGCGCCGTCGATGCCATCGCATCAGCCAACGCAGGCGCCGCCGCAGGTCGTGCCCAGCGTTCCGCAGGTGCCGGCGGCGAGCCCAGTTCCATCGGGGGCCACCCCGTCGGCTGCGCCCGTCACCGCGGCCCCGCCGCCCGGCGGGATGAACTGCCCGCAGTGCGGCCACATGAACGCGGCCAACAACGTGTTCTGCGGCTCGTGCGGATTTCGCCTCGGCGCGGCCCCGGCCGCGCGTTCCGTGGCCCCACCGGCCGCCGCAGCCTCGGGCACCATCGTCCTCACGGCGCTTCGCGCGGATGGGAGCGAGGCGGGGAACTACACCCTGCCCTCGACGACCATGACGGTGGGCCGGGACACGGGCGGCATCTTCGCCGGAGACAGCTACCTGTCCCCACGCCACGCCACCTTCCGCCAGGCAAACGCGCGCCTGCACGTAAAGGACGAGGGCTCGCTCAACGGCGTCTACCGCAAGCTCTTCCGTGATTCACCGGTCGAACTTCAGGCGAACGACATCTTCCGCATCGGCCAGGAGATCATTCGGTTCGAGCCCCTGGCACCGCTGCCGGCCTCGCCGGACGGTGTCGAGCGCCTCGGTGCCCCCTCCAAAGGCTACGTGGGTCGAATCGCCCTGATCATTGGACGAGACACGACCGGCAACGCGTTTCCCGTACCGGAAGCGGGCGTGCACCTCGGGCGCGAGCGCGGGGACATTCTCTTTCCGGAAGACGGCTACGTTTCCGGGTTACATTGCCATCTGGCTTACGCGGGGGGAAAGTTGACGCTCACGGATCTCGGTAGCTCGAACGGCACCTTCCTCCGCCTACGCGAGGAGGTCGAAGTGCAAAACGGCGACGTACTCCTGATGGGTCAACAGCTTTTCCGGATCACCATGTGA
- a CDS encoding peptidylprolyl isomerase — protein sequence MPKAQFPDIAVPGTGKLYARFVTSVGNIVLELAETKAPNTVKNFVGLATGTQEWTDPRREAKGAVRKGVPLYDGTIFHRVIPGFMIQGGDPKGEGTGGPGYDFADEFHPELKHDRPGVLSMANAGPGTNGSQFFITEGPTPHLNGRHSVFGHTVAGLELVKKITNSPRGRNDRPNTDIVVQKVEIFRSETEPTA from the coding sequence ATGCCCAAAGCCCAATTTCCCGATATCGCGGTCCCCGGAACCGGAAAGCTCTACGCTCGTTTCGTTACCAGCGTGGGCAACATCGTCCTCGAGCTGGCCGAGACCAAGGCCCCGAATACGGTGAAAAACTTCGTCGGTCTCGCCACCGGCACCCAGGAATGGACGGATCCGCGCCGTGAAGCCAAAGGCGCCGTCCGCAAGGGCGTGCCGCTCTACGATGGCACCATTTTCCACCGTGTGATCCCGGGCTTCATGATCCAGGGCGGCGATCCCAAGGGAGAGGGCACCGGCGGTCCCGGCTACGATTTCGCCGACGAGTTCCACCCCGAGCTCAAACATGACCGCCCGGGCGTTCTCTCGATGGCCAACGCAGGCCCCGGCACCAACGGCTCGCAGTTCTTCATTACCGAGGGGCCGACGCCGCACCTCAATGGACGGCACTCGGTGTTTGGCCACACGGTGGCTGGCTTGGAGTTGGTCAAGAAGATCACCAACAGCCCGCGCGGAAGGAACGACCGTCCGAATACGGACATCGTCGTTCAGAAGGTCGAGATCTTCCGCAGCGAGACCGAGCCTACGGCGTAG
- a CDS encoding CHAD domain-containing protein, whose protein sequence is MNFVSVPAIHPASAHVGAKFRTLDEEIRQGATRIVAGNDAEAVHDFRVSIRQLRTLLKLSRPLYGRFHADAVRGSFTAMHRATGELRDEEALEETVAALSIQHGAFEAWQRRRAARARGLRRAVAARVSSSDLAHAHDMLQAILILPVHPKRERDLMAFAQRQVETALAEAERLSRRQTDDSEELHQLRIACKQLRYTVEFFEDVLPEHLRALRKPAVKLQKVLGDVHDLDVAHVVMQRQHGLPLTLRNRIARAIFARRAEKLATFESLRAPEPAPGPPPGGASDENAAKRVGGSSQGSSQVSARP, encoded by the coding sequence GTGAATTTCGTCTCCGTACCTGCCATCCACCCCGCCTCCGCGCACGTCGGCGCCAAGTTCCGCACGCTCGACGAGGAGATCCGGCAAGGCGCCACCCGCATCGTCGCTGGAAACGACGCCGAGGCGGTCCACGACTTCCGCGTGAGCATCCGCCAGCTGCGCACCCTGCTCAAGCTTTCGCGGCCGCTCTACGGGCGCTTCCACGCCGATGCCGTGCGCGGCTCGTTCACGGCCATGCATCGCGCCACCGGCGAACTGCGCGACGAAGAGGCCCTCGAGGAAACGGTGGCCGCGCTCTCCATCCAACATGGGGCCTTCGAGGCGTGGCAAAGGCGCCGCGCGGCGCGGGCGCGGGGCCTACGGCGGGCGGTGGCGGCACGCGTATCGTCGAGCGATCTGGCGCACGCCCACGACATGCTGCAGGCCATCCTGATCCTGCCCGTGCACCCCAAACGCGAACGCGATCTCATGGCGTTCGCCCAGCGCCAGGTGGAGACCGCCCTGGCCGAGGCCGAGCGCCTCTCGCGGCGGCAGACCGACGACTCCGAGGAGCTGCACCAGCTGCGCATCGCCTGCAAGCAACTGCGCTACACCGTGGAGTTCTTCGAGGACGTGCTCCCCGAACACCTGCGCGCCTTGCGCAAGCCCGCGGTGAAGCTTCAAAAGGTCCTGGGCGACGTGCACGACCTGGACGTGGCGCACGTGGTCATGCAGCGCCAGCACGGTCTTCCGCTGACGCTGCGCAACCGCATCGCGCGCGCGATTTTCGCCCGCCGCGCGGAAAAATTGGCCACGTTCGAGAGCCTGCGAGCCCCCGAACCCGCCCCCGGCCCCCCCCCAGGGGGGGCAAGCGACGAGAACGCTGCCAAGCGCGTGGGGGGGAGCTCCCAAGGAAGCTCCCAGGTTTCCGCCAGGCCGTAG